One bacterium genomic region harbors:
- a CDS encoding TIGR03960 family B12-binding radical SAM protein, with protein sequence MLPAGHPYREIIGRVLRPGRYAGGEQNQVVKDPLGLTSRIALAYPDLYEIGMSHLGLKILYSLVNQAPDLAAERVFAPWPDMEAELRAAALPLVSLESATPLAAFDLVGFSLQYELTYTNILLMLELGGIPLRGAARGEDDPLVVAGGPVAFEPEPLAPFIDCFVLGDGEEALPRLMRDWAALGGLGLPRSERLRRLAGAPGRYLPALYATRVEPDTGLAVVVPPADPALPYPIARAQVAEIDRFPFPTDTPIPEASAIFDRHGIEIARGCTEGCRFCQAGMIYRPVRERSPAAVVDAVLRGLRESGYDEVSLTSLSTADYSAIVPLVRELVERLAHEGEVSLAVSSLRAYGLPEALLDDLQQVRATSLTFAPEAGTQRLRDVINKNVSEEHILESARRVFSRKWDSMKLYFLIGLPTETRDDVAGIVETGARCLAVARGLPGRKRPAQVTCSVSSFVPKPHTPFQWAAMDTMETLAGKQRLLIGLARQRKLRLKWHDPEVSALEGVLSRGDRRVGELIERAYAKGCFFDGWDDHFRFDLWLEAMAELDLEPGRYLGTLPVDAALPWDHVDPGVTKDFLALEYRRSLKDRLSPPCGKPKGAIVHPESLAAAQAQAKPLVCYHCGVACDLSAMKAERIDFQAELVALSAARPAPLSLAPVSYRLVYAKTGGARLLSHLGLLRVWPRALRRAGLAVAYSRGFHPHPLLSFTPALPLGMAGLAEQIEMQLRADIAPAALIERLQPALPEGLTLLAAYREEPARLASRLAAARLLVRFAGPTGEALAARCAALLARPSIALRRERKRELRTLELRPALLALRPVALGEFAAAEALLAREAGGAALPASAVLVELAVQDAAPKAAELVALLGGEPESVVALRLGFRLTGETAVDSEEEVADGDDGTRRRA encoded by the coding sequence ATGCTGCCTGCCGGCCACCCCTACCGCGAGATCATCGGACGCGTGCTGCGCCCGGGCCGCTACGCCGGCGGCGAGCAGAACCAGGTCGTCAAGGACCCGCTCGGTCTGACGAGCCGCATCGCCCTCGCCTACCCCGACCTCTACGAAATCGGGATGAGCCACCTCGGGCTCAAGATCCTCTACTCGCTGGTGAACCAGGCGCCCGACCTCGCCGCCGAGCGCGTCTTCGCGCCCTGGCCCGACATGGAGGCCGAGCTGCGCGCCGCCGCTCTGCCGCTCGTCAGCCTCGAGAGCGCGACGCCCCTGGCCGCCTTCGATCTCGTCGGCTTCTCGCTGCAATACGAGCTGACCTACACGAACATCCTGCTGATGCTCGAGCTCGGCGGCATTCCCCTGCGGGGCGCGGCGCGCGGCGAGGACGACCCGCTCGTCGTCGCCGGCGGGCCAGTCGCCTTCGAGCCCGAGCCGCTGGCGCCCTTCATCGACTGCTTCGTGCTCGGCGACGGCGAGGAGGCCCTGCCTCGGCTCATGCGCGACTGGGCGGCGCTCGGCGGGCTCGGCCTGCCGCGCAGCGAGCGCCTGCGCCGCCTGGCCGGCGCGCCCGGGCGCTACCTGCCCGCGCTCTATGCGACGCGCGTCGAGCCGGACACGGGGCTCGCGGTGGTGGTCCCGCCGGCGGACCCCGCGCTGCCCTACCCGATCGCCCGCGCGCAGGTGGCCGAGATCGACCGCTTCCCTTTCCCCACCGACACGCCGATCCCCGAGGCGAGCGCGATCTTCGACCGCCACGGCATCGAGATCGCCCGCGGCTGCACCGAGGGCTGCCGCTTCTGCCAGGCGGGGATGATCTACCGGCCCGTGCGCGAGCGGAGCCCGGCCGCGGTCGTCGACGCGGTGCTGCGCGGCCTCCGGGAATCCGGCTACGACGAGGTCAGCCTGACCAGCCTCTCCACCGCCGACTACAGCGCGATCGTGCCCCTCGTGCGCGAGCTCGTCGAGCGCCTCGCCCACGAGGGCGAGGTGAGCCTGGCCGTCTCCAGCCTGCGGGCCTACGGCCTGCCGGAGGCCCTGCTCGACGACCTCCAGCAGGTGCGCGCGACCAGCCTCACCTTCGCACCCGAGGCCGGCACGCAGCGCCTGCGCGACGTCATCAACAAGAACGTCAGCGAAGAGCACATCCTCGAGAGCGCGCGGCGTGTCTTCTCGCGCAAGTGGGACAGCATGAAGCTCTACTTCCTGATCGGCCTGCCCACGGAGACACGGGACGACGTGGCCGGCATCGTCGAGACGGGTGCGCGCTGCCTGGCCGTCGCGCGCGGCCTGCCCGGGCGCAAGCGACCCGCCCAGGTGACCTGCTCGGTGAGCAGCTTCGTCCCCAAGCCGCACACGCCCTTCCAGTGGGCGGCGATGGACACGATGGAGACCCTCGCCGGGAAGCAGCGCCTCCTCATCGGCCTCGCCCGCCAGCGGAAGCTGCGCCTGAAGTGGCACGATCCCGAGGTGAGCGCACTCGAGGGCGTGCTCAGCCGGGGCGACCGCCGCGTCGGCGAGCTCATCGAGCGCGCCTACGCCAAGGGCTGCTTTTTCGACGGCTGGGACGACCACTTCCGCTTCGACCTCTGGCTGGAGGCGATGGCCGAGCTGGACCTGGAACCCGGGCGCTACCTGGGCACCCTGCCCGTCGATGCCGCGCTGCCCTGGGATCACGTCGACCCCGGCGTGACGAAGGACTTCCTGGCCCTGGAGTACCGCCGCAGCCTGAAGGACCGTCTCTCGCCCCCCTGCGGCAAGCCGAAGGGCGCCATCGTCCACCCGGAGAGCCTCGCTGCCGCCCAGGCGCAGGCGAAGCCGCTGGTCTGCTACCACTGCGGCGTGGCCTGCGATCTCTCGGCGATGAAGGCCGAGCGCATCGACTTCCAGGCCGAGCTGGTCGCCCTGTCCGCCGCCCGACCGGCGCCGCTCAGCCTGGCGCCCGTGAGCTACCGGCTCGTCTACGCGAAGACGGGCGGCGCGCGGCTGCTCAGCCACCTCGGGCTCCTGCGCGTCTGGCCGCGCGCGCTGCGACGCGCGGGGCTCGCGGTGGCCTACAGCCGGGGCTTCCACCCGCACCCCCTGCTGAGCTTCACGCCCGCGCTGCCCCTGGGCATGGCCGGCCTCGCCGAGCAGATCGAGATGCAGCTGCGCGCCGACATCGCCCCGGCCGCTCTCATCGAACGCCTGCAGCCGGCCCTCCCCGAGGGGCTCACCCTGCTCGCGGCCTACCGCGAGGAGCCGGCGCGCCTGGCGAGCCGCCTGGCGGCCGCGCGGCTCCTCGTGCGCTTCGCCGGCCCCACGGGCGAGGCGCTGGCCGCGCGCTGCGCGGCGCTGCTCGCTCGGCCGAGCATCGCCCTGCGGCGCGAGCGCAAGCGCGAACTGCGCACGCTGGAGCTGCGGCCCGCGCTGCTCGCCCTGCGACCGGTCGCGCTCGGCGAGTTCGCGGCGGCCGAGGCCCTGCTCGCGCGCGAGGCGGGCGGCGCGGCGCTGC